The DNA sequence AGGCCGTGCGGGACACGCTGGGGATCCCGGAGGACCAGCTCCAGCACCTGCCGACCCTGCACGACGGCGTCGCTCTGTGGTGCACTCGTAAGCACCAGAAGTTCGTCATGACCGACCCCACCGACGCGGAGACGGGCCTGCTCGGCGTGGCCCGCCGTATGGACTGACAGGTCGTCGTCCCCTGGGTGAGGCCCAACAGGGCCATGCCCAGGGGGGTTTCCGTCCGCACCCATGAGGCTCTTCCGCCCACGCACCCGGAGCTATAGCGTCCGCGCCCATGGGGGCTTTTCCGTCCCGCCATGCGAGTGATTAGGCTTCTGGTGGTGCGGTGACGATCGCAGTCGAGTGGGACTCGCCACTCGGTCCGCCCGGCCGCGACGACGACCAGCTCAGCAGCAGTGGCTGACCAGGAGGCAAGCAGTGAACAGGGATCGGTCCGAGTACAACGGCGGGAGCCCTTCCTCGGACGGGGACGATCACGAGGTGGATCTCACCGGCGAGTTCGAAATCGTCTACACACCTCCCGCCTGGTACGCCCAAAGTACGCAAAGCGGTTCCTCGGCCGGTGGCCAGCAGGATTCCGGTCCGCCATCGCCACCACCGCCGACCGGTGCGCCCGTCGGATCGCCCAGCGGTCCGCCCGGCGGTCCCGCTCCCTACGCTCCCGGACCGGCGCAGCCACCGGCCCAGGGCGCCCCTCAGCCGCCCGCGCAGCCGGCCCAACCCGCCCAGCAGACTCCGGCTCAGGGCACGCCCGACCCGCACCAGCAGGGCGGCCCCGCCACGGGTGGCTACGGCTTTCCGCAGCAGCAGTCCGCCCCGGGTGGCCCCGCGGCCGGCGGATACGGCTATCCGCAGCAGGGTCAGAGTCAGGACACCTCGGGTGGCTTCGGCGTCCCGCAACAGGGTCACGACACGTCCGGCGGCTTCGCCGCGCCGCAGCAGGGTCAAGGCCAGGACACCTCGGGTGGCTTCGGCGTCCCCCAGCAAGGCCAGGACACGTCCGGCGGATTCGGCGTGCCCCAACAGCACACGCCTGCCCAGCCCCCCGCCGCCGCACCTCAGCCTCCGACGCCTGCCCAGCCGCCCACCGCGCCCCCGCAGCACACGCCCGCCCCGCCCCCCGGCGCCCCCGGCTTCCCCGTGCTGCGTCCGGTCGACACCGACGCCCAGGGCGGACCGTCCCCGACGGCCACCCCGGCGGCAGGCGTCCCGGCGGCCCCCGCACCCGAGCAGCCCGCTCCCGCACAGCCGGTGGCGGAGCCCGTGGCGGAGCCGGAGGCCGAGCTCAACCACGCCGCCGCGGACGCCGAGGCCGCGCGCCTGTTCGGCGATGCCGACGACGACGTGGAGGCGGACGAGGAGCGGACCGACGAGGCGGAGTCGGCGGACTCCACCGGATCCGCGCCCGTCGCGGAGGGCGACGAGCCGGAGCACGTCCAGGCCGACGCCGACTCCCCCACCCAGGCCGCGCCCCAGCACGAGCCCCCGGCGACGCCGGAAGCGGAGCCGGACGCAGAGGCCGAGGCACAGGCCGCCGCACCCGCGCCCACCGCTCCCGCACAGCCGCCCGCGGCTCCGGTACAGCAGCCCCAGGCACAGCCGACCGGCCAGCCCCCCATGCCGCCGCAGGCCCAGCCCACCGGCCAGGCCCCGGAGCAGCCGCAGGCCCAGCCCCACCCCAACCAGGCGCTCCCTCCGCTGCCCCAGGGATTCACGCCCGCGCAGCCCGCCCCGGGAATGCCGCCGCAGGCCGGACAGCCGGACCAGCAGGCCGCCGCCGCTGCGCAGGCCGGCGGCTACGGCTACCCCCAGGCCCCGGCCGCCCAGCCGCTCCCGGACCAGGCCGGCCACCCCGGTCAGCCCGGCCACCCCGGTCAGCCCCCGCACCAGCCCCCCGCGCAGGGCTCGTTCGGCCCGGCCCAGCCGCAGGCACAGCCCGGATACCCGGCGCAGGCCCAGCCCGGATACCCGGCGCAGGCCCAGCCCGGATACCCGGCGCAGGGCGGACAGCCCGCCCCCGCCGACCCGCGGCAGGCGCACCAGCCCGGACAGCAGCATCCCGGACACCCGCAGGCCGCCGGTTACGGCTACCCGCAGCAGCCCCCGCACGCAGGCCAGCCGCAGCCGGGGCAGCAGCAGCCCGCGCAGCCTCAACCGCAACCGCAGGCCGACGGATACGGCTACCCGCAGCAGCAGCCGCACCCCGCGCAGCCCGGCTACGGCTACCCGCCCCAGCAGGGCGGCTACGGCTACCCGCAGGCAGCCCAGCCCCAACAGCCCGCGCCGCAGCAGCCAGCACCCCAGCAGCCCCCGGCCCAGCCCCAGCAGCAGGCCCCGCAGCAGCCGCAACCGCAGCCGCAGCAGAACCCCGCCGCCTACGGCCAGCCGGGCAACCAGGGCAACCAGGGCTGGAGTGCCCCGCCCGGACCCCAGGCCGGCCCCGGCGCTCCGCAGCAGCAGCAGGCCGCGCCCGGCACCCCGCTCGGCTACAACGCCGCGGTGGAGCTGTCCTCGGACCGACTGCTGCGCAACCAACCCAAGGCCCGCAAGAACAACCAGGGTCCGTCCCGCTTCAAGCTCGGTGCGAAGAAGGAGCAGGCGGAGCGGGAGCGGAAGCTGGGTCTGATCCGTACGCCGGTGATGTCCTGCTACCGGATCGCGGTGATCAGCCTCAAGGGCGGTGTCGGCAAGACCACGACGACCATGTCGCTGGGCGCCACCCTCGCCACCGAGCGGCAGGACAAGATCCTGGCGATCGACGCCAACCCGGACGCCGGCACACTCGGGCGTCGCGTGCGGCGCGAGACGGGCGCGACGATCCGTGACCTGGTGCAGGCGATCCCGCAGCTCAACAGCTACATGGACATCCGCCGCTTCACCTCGCAGGCGCCCTCGGGCCTGGAGATCATCGCCAACGACGTGGACCCGGCGGTCTCCACCACCTTCAACGACCAGGACTACCGCAGCGCGCTCGACGTGCTGGGGCGGCAGTACCCGATCATCCTCACGGACTCGGGTACCGGTCTGCTCTACAGCGCGATGCGCGGCGTGCTGGACCTGGCCGACCAGTTGATCATCATCTCCACGCCCTCGGTGGACGGCGCGAGCAGCGCCTCGACCACGCTCGACTGGCTGTCGGCGAACGGGTTCGCCGATCTGGTCCAGCGGTCGGTCACCGTGATCTCGGGTGTCCGCGAGACGGGCAAGATGATCAAGGTGGAGGACATCGTCGCGCACTTCGAGACCCGCTGCCGCGGTGTCGTCGTGATCCCCTTCGACGAGCACCTGTCGGCGGGCGCCGAGGTGGACCTCGACATGATGCGTCCCAAGACCCGCGAGGCCTACTTCGACCTCGCCGCGCTCATCGCCGAGGACATCGCGCGCACGCAGCAGGGCTTCGGCAACCCGAACATGCAGTACCAGCAGCACCAGCAGCACCCGCAGCAGGGCGGCTACCCGCCCCCGCAGCAGCAGCCCCAGCAGCAGTACCCCCAGCAGGGCGGTGCCCCGCAGCAGGGTCAGGGCTGGGGGCAGCCCCCGCAGCAGCCCGCGCCGGGCCAGGGCTGGCAGCAGCAGGCGCCGCCGCCGCAGGACCCGCAGCAGGGCCAGCAGGGTCAGCAGCCGCAGCAGGGCGCCGTACCGCCCGGCTGGACGCAGCAGTAGCCCGTGCACAACGAAGGGCGGCCGGTACCCCTGAGGTACCGGCCGCCCTTCGGCGTCGTAGGAGTGGCTACTGGGCGGCAGCCACCAACTCGCGGCAGCGCTTGACGTCCTCGGCCATCTGCTCCAGCAGGCCGTCCAGCGACTCGAACTTCGCCTGGCCGCGGACGAAGGCGAGGAAGTCGACGGCGACGTGCAGGCCGTACAGGTCCAGGCCGACGCGGTCGATCGCGTACGCCTCCACCGTGCGCTCGGTCCCGTCGAACTGCGGGTTCGTGCCGACGGAGATCGCCGCCGGCATCACCTCGCCCTGGGCGTGCAGCCAGCCCGCGTAGACGCCGTCGGCGGGGATGGCGGTGTGCGGCAGGGTCTCCACGTTGGCGGTGGGGAAGCCCAGCTCCCGGCCGCGCTGTGCCCCGCGCACGACCACGCCCTCGACGCGGTGCGGGCGGCCCAGGATCTCGGCGGCGCCCTCGACGTCGCCCTGGGCGACCAGTCGCCGGGTCAGAGTGGAGGAGAAGGGCTCGCCGCCGCCGGCCTCGCCGGTCACGTACAGGTCGACGACCTCCACCTCGTAGTCGTAGATCTTGCCCTGCTCGGCGAGGAACTCGACGTTGCCCGCGGCGCGGTGGCCGAAGCGGAAGTTCGGGCCTTCGACGACCGCCTTGGCGTGCAGTTTGTCGACCAGGACCTTGACGACGAAGTCGGCCGGCGACAGCTTCGAGAACTCGGTGGTGAAGGGGAGGATCAGCACCGCGTCCACGCCCAGCTCGGCCATGAGGTCGGCGCGGCGGTGGTGCGGGGCGAGCAGGGGCGGGTGGCTGCCGGGGCGGACGACCTCGCTGGGGTGCGGGTCGAAGGTGACGACGACCGCGGGGACGCCCAGCTCACGCGCGCGGTCCACGGCATGCCGGATGATCAGCTGGTGCCCGCGGTGGACTCCGTCGTAGGAGCCGATGGTGACGACGCTGCGCCCCCAGTCCTGGGGGATGTCCTCCAAGCCACGCCAGCGCTGCACTGTGCCTGCTCCTTGTCGCAAAGTCGTCGAACCGGTGTCCGTCTTCGCTCATACGGTCTTACGCAGGTCTAAGGGTGCCATGCCGGGCCCTTGTGGCCCGCATCGGCATGGGTGCTGTGACCGGCTGCACGTGCCACCCCGGGATTCATGCGGGGACTCGGACGCCTGCCAGGTTCTCGATCATCCGGCGGGTGCTCGGTCCCACCACCGCCGTCCAGTCCTGCGGAGTGTCGGTCAGCCAGGCCGCGACCTGGGCGGCGAAGCCGGGGACGCGGCGGCCCAGGTCGACCAGGCCCCGGTCGAAACGGGCTGCGCCGTCCTGGGTGCGGACCAGGAGCATGCCGATGTGGTGGACGAGGTCGCGCAGGCCGTCGCCCGGGCGGTCGCCGCGGCACCGGACGGTGGCGTGCAGGAGGGCGTCGAGGACGGCCGGGGCGTGTTCGTTGGCGAGGAGGAAGTCCAGGAGCTCGCGCCGCAGGGTCCGCGAGTCGGGCGGGCCGGGAGTCGCGAGTACGGCCGCCAGGGCGACCCGCACCTGTTCCGTGCCGCCGTCCAGCAGGCCGGTGACCAGCGGGAAGAGGACGGCGCGGGCACTGGGGCCGTGCTCGAGGCGCCGGTCGACGTACGCGGCCACGTCCGCTGCGGTCTCGGGGCACCACTGGACCGCTTCCCGCAGGAGGGCGGCGACCCGGCGGGCGAGGTCCGGGGTGGTGACGTCGGCGAGGGTGCGCAGCGCCTCTTCGGCGTCGGGTCGGCACAGCCGCGCCCGGAAGGCTTCGAGGACCTGTTCGGAGTGGGTCGCGAGGGCGGCGACCAGGGCGCCCGGCGGGAACTGCGGGTCGGCTGCCGCGAAGTGCGCCAGCGCCTGAGGCAGGTGGAGGGCACGCGTGCGTGGGTCCCGTACGAGGACGGCGAGCGCGCTGCCGTGCAGGGTGCAGTCGTCGGGCCGGGCGAGCAGGGCGAGGGCGGCATAGCGGATCAGCTCGCGGTCGGCCTCGGTGCGCACATGAGGCGCGACGCGCTGTCCGTACGCCGCCGCCGCGACGCGTCGCCCGGGCCGCTCGTCGTGCGCCCAGCGGTCGACGGCCCGGCAGATCGCGGACGGTTCCTCCTCGGACAGTACGGCGAGGAGTTCGTCGGCTTTGCGGTGCGCGCTGTCGACGAGCGTTTCGGTGAGGTCGTCGAGGGCGCGGTGGCGGTGCGTGTGCAGCAGGGCCTGGGCGGCGTGGGCGACGGTCGCGTGGGGGGTCGCGGGCAGCGGGCGGTCGTCGTCGAACCAGCGGGTGAGGTGGGGTTGTACGGCCGCGGGGTCGGCGGCGAGGAGCCGGGCCACAGCGTCCAGGTACCGGGGGTGCCGGGGTTGCCCGGGGTCCAGCGCCTCCTCGGCGTCGCTCGGCGGGCCGTCGGCGAGGACGAGGCGGCGCAACAGGTCGAAGCGCTCCCCGTCCGGGAGCGGCAGCGCGGTCCAGAAGCCGGGGCCGAACTCGGGCGGCACGGCGAGGTCGCGCCCGCGCCGGGCGACGATCCGGTCGGTGAGGAGGCGCAGTACGTCCTGGTAAGGCGTCGCGTCCGGGACGCGCAGCAGGGTCTCGGTGAGGAGCCGGGCGGCCCACCAGCAGTGCCGGTCGGCATCCAGCGCATCGGCCAACTCCTCCAGCCGGAGCGCGAGTTGACGGTGTCCGTGGTGCCGTGGGAGCAGCAGGAGGGCTTGGACGACGGGGCCGATGCGGTGGTGCGGTACGGGGAGGGGGTGCGCGG is a window from the Streptomyces sp. NBC_00299 genome containing:
- a CDS encoding SCO5717 family growth-regulating ATPase, whose amino-acid sequence is MNRDRSEYNGGSPSSDGDDHEVDLTGEFEIVYTPPAWYAQSTQSGSSAGGQQDSGPPSPPPPTGAPVGSPSGPPGGPAPYAPGPAQPPAQGAPQPPAQPAQPAQQTPAQGTPDPHQQGGPATGGYGFPQQQSAPGGPAAGGYGYPQQGQSQDTSGGFGVPQQGHDTSGGFAAPQQGQGQDTSGGFGVPQQGQDTSGGFGVPQQHTPAQPPAAAPQPPTPAQPPTAPPQHTPAPPPGAPGFPVLRPVDTDAQGGPSPTATPAAGVPAAPAPEQPAPAQPVAEPVAEPEAELNHAAADAEAARLFGDADDDVEADEERTDEAESADSTGSAPVAEGDEPEHVQADADSPTQAAPQHEPPATPEAEPDAEAEAQAAAPAPTAPAQPPAAPVQQPQAQPTGQPPMPPQAQPTGQAPEQPQAQPHPNQALPPLPQGFTPAQPAPGMPPQAGQPDQQAAAAAQAGGYGYPQAPAAQPLPDQAGHPGQPGHPGQPPHQPPAQGSFGPAQPQAQPGYPAQAQPGYPAQAQPGYPAQGGQPAPADPRQAHQPGQQHPGHPQAAGYGYPQQPPHAGQPQPGQQQPAQPQPQPQADGYGYPQQQPHPAQPGYGYPPQQGGYGYPQAAQPQQPAPQQPAPQQPPAQPQQQAPQQPQPQPQQNPAAYGQPGNQGNQGWSAPPGPQAGPGAPQQQQAAPGTPLGYNAAVELSSDRLLRNQPKARKNNQGPSRFKLGAKKEQAERERKLGLIRTPVMSCYRIAVISLKGGVGKTTTTMSLGATLATERQDKILAIDANPDAGTLGRRVRRETGATIRDLVQAIPQLNSYMDIRRFTSQAPSGLEIIANDVDPAVSTTFNDQDYRSALDVLGRQYPIILTDSGTGLLYSAMRGVLDLADQLIIISTPSVDGASSASTTLDWLSANGFADLVQRSVTVISGVRETGKMIKVEDIVAHFETRCRGVVVIPFDEHLSAGAEVDLDMMRPKTREAYFDLAALIAEDIARTQQGFGNPNMQYQQHQQHPQQGGYPPPQQQPQQQYPQQGGAPQQGQGWGQPPQQPAPGQGWQQQAPPPQDPQQGQQGQQPQQGAVPPGWTQQ
- a CDS encoding bifunctional riboflavin kinase/FAD synthetase; amino-acid sequence: MQRWRGLEDIPQDWGRSVVTIGSYDGVHRGHQLIIRHAVDRARELGVPAVVVTFDPHPSEVVRPGSHPPLLAPHHRRADLMAELGVDAVLILPFTTEFSKLSPADFVVKVLVDKLHAKAVVEGPNFRFGHRAAGNVEFLAEQGKIYDYEVEVVDLYVTGEAGGGEPFSSTLTRRLVAQGDVEGAAEILGRPHRVEGVVVRGAQRGRELGFPTANVETLPHTAIPADGVYAGWLHAQGEVMPAAISVGTNPQFDGTERTVEAYAIDRVGLDLYGLHVAVDFLAFVRGQAKFESLDGLLEQMAEDVKRCRELVAAAQ